CGCGTGCACGGCTTCGTCGTCTCGGGCTCGATATCGAAGGACATGGCCGCGGGCCACGTCGACTTCCATGTCGCCGATCAGGCAGGCGGGCAGGCGCTCGCGGTTCGCTATCAGGGGCTCGACGTGCCGGACCTGTTCAAGGACGGGGCCGAGGTCGTGCTCGAAGGACGCTACGCGTCGGGAACGTTCCTGGCCGACCGCGTGATGGCGAAGTGCCCGTCGAAGTACGAGGCGAAGCCGCCCGGAGAGAGCACCTAGAGCTGCGCGCCGGCGCGCGCGGTCCGGAGTCCGATTGATCGTCACGCTTCTCGTCGCGCTCGGAGGGCTCGCCCTCTACGTCTCCGTGTTCTTCGCCGTCTGGGCGGGAGTGCTCGGCGTGCTCGGTGGACTGCGCCGCAGCCCCGCGCTGGTGGCGAGCGCCGAACGCGGCGCGGTGGCGGTCTTCGTGCTGCTCTCGACTGCCATGATCGGGCTCGAAGCCGCGCTGCTCGGCGACCGCTTCGACCTGGCGTTCGTAGCTTCGATCTCCACGCGCGAGCAGCCGTGGCTGTTCAAGGTCGCGCTCTGGGGCGGTCAGGCCGGCTCGCTCTTGCTCTGGACCTGGATGCTCGGCCTGATGGGCTTCCTCGCCGTCGCGCAGAACCGGCGCCGCAACCGCACGCTCATGCCGTGGGTGATCGCGGTGATGATGCTGAACGTGGTCTTCTTCGCGGCGCTCTGCTCGTTCGTCTCGAATCCGTTCGAAGCGCTGCCGCCCGGCTCGGCCTGGTCGAGCGGCCAGGGCATGAACCCGCTGCTGCAGCACCCCGCGATGATGATCCACCCACCCGTGCTGTACATCGGATTCATCGGCTTCTCGGTTCCGTTCGCGTTCGCCTGCGCGGCGCTGATCACCGGCGAGCTCGGCACGGCCTGGTTCGAGACCACGCGGCGCTGGTCGCTCACCGCGTGGTTCTTCCTCGGCATGGGCCTGATGCTCGGCGGACGCTGGGCGTACGAGGTCCTGGGCTGGGGCGGCTACTGGGCCTGGGATCCGGTCGAGAACTCCTCGCTCATGCCCTGGCTCGCGGGGGGGGCGTTTCTCCACTCGGTGATGATCCAGGAGAAGCGCGGCATGCTGAAGGTCTGGAACTTCGCGCTGATCGGACTGGCCTACACGCTCTGCGTGTTCAGCACGTTCCTCACCCGAAGCGGCGTGGTGCAGTCGGTACACAGCTTCGCCAACGCGGGCTGGTTCGGACAGCTCTTCCTCGGCTACGTGCTGGTTCTGGCGGTGGGCTATGCGGCGCTGCTGGTGAGCCGCGTGCCGGAGCTGCGCAGCCAGACGCGGCTCGACTCGATCGTCTCGCGCGAGGCGTCGTTCCTGCTCAACAACTACGCATTCCTCGCGCTGCTCGTGATCGTGTTCTACGGGACGCTCTTTCCGGTCTTCTCCGAGGCGATCACCGGCGTGCAGGTGCAGATCGGGCCGCCGTTCTTCCAGCGCTACGCGGGTCCGGTCGCGATCTTCCTGCTGTTCCTGACCGGTGTAGGGCCGCTCGTCGCCTGGCGGCGCGCAACCTGGGTGAATCTGCGCAAGAGCTTCGTGTGGCCGGCCGGGCTGTCGCTGCTCGCGGTGGCGTTGCTGCTGGCGTTCGGGATGCGGCGCTTCTACCCGATCGCGTTCCTCACCCTCTGCGTCTTCGTCGCGGCGACGATCTTCGAGGAGTACGCCCGCGCGATCCGCGCGCGAATGGGACGGGGCGAGAATCCACTGGTCGCCATCCATGGGCTGCTCCGGCGCAATCAGCGCCGCTATGGCGGGTACGTCGTGCACCTGGCCGTGATCCTGATGTTCATCGGATTCGCCGGTGCGACGTTCAATCTGGAGGAGACCAAGCTGCTCGCCCCCGGCGAGAGCTGGAGCCTCGGCCGCTACACGCTGGAGTACCGGCAGGTGCGGCCGGTCGATCACCCGCACTACGCCGGCGCGGTCGCGCGGCTCGCGCTGCACGCGGACGGCAAGCCGATCGGAATGCTCCTGCCCGAGAAGCGGATGTACTTCCAGCAGGAGCAGCCGACCACGATCCCGGCGGTCGCCTCGCGTTTCAGCGAGGACTTCTACGTGATCCTCGCCGGGCTGGAGCCGGACCAGAGCGCGGCGCTGAAGGTCTTCATCAATCCGCTGGTGAACTGGATCTGGATCGGCGGGTTCGTTTTCGTGGTCGGAAACACGCTCCTGCTGTGGCCGATGGGGAAGTCCGCGAAGCCCGCGCGAGAGCGGGAGTCTTGATCGCCTTGCGCGCGCTCGGCCTCGTGATCGCCGCGTCGCTGCTCGCCAGCGCACCGGCGCAGGCCGCGCAGATCGGCGGCCGGGTCTCGCACCCGTCGAGCCCGGAAGCCGCAGCGGGTCTGCTCGTGCAGGCGATCGGAATCGACGCGAGCGAGCAGACGATCCTGCGCGAGACCCGGACCGACCCGGACGGCAGGTACGACTTCGACGACCTCCCTGCCCCCGCCGCCTACCTCGTCCGCGCTCGCTACGGCGAGATCGTCTTCCCGGGCGGAAGCGCCGTGTTCCGCCCCGGGGAGCCCGTGAGCCCGCAGACGATCGACTTCGAGATCTTCGACACGTCGAGCGACGCGAGCCGCCTGCGGCTGAAGTCGCTGCAGTGGGTGATCGCGCGCA
This Deltaproteobacteria bacterium DNA region includes the following protein-coding sequences:
- a CDS encoding cytochrome c maturation protein CcmE — its product is MSKGVQIALAAFSVCAGLALVLTLGSSGEGTFRYYSDVGSFVSAPSAETADLAARVHGFVVSGSISKDMAAGHVDFHVADQAGGQALAVRYQGLDVPDLFKDGAEVVLEGRYASGTFLADRVMAKCPSKYEAKPPGEST
- a CDS encoding heme lyase CcmF/NrfE family subunit; the protein is MIVTLLVALGGLALYVSVFFAVWAGVLGVLGGLRRSPALVASAERGAVAVFVLLSTAMIGLEAALLGDRFDLAFVASISTREQPWLFKVALWGGQAGSLLLWTWMLGLMGFLAVAQNRRRNRTLMPWVIAVMMLNVVFFAALCSFVSNPFEALPPGSAWSSGQGMNPLLQHPAMMIHPPVLYIGFIGFSVPFAFACAALITGELGTAWFETTRRWSLTAWFFLGMGLMLGGRWAYEVLGWGGYWAWDPVENSSLMPWLAGGAFLHSVMIQEKRGMLKVWNFALIGLAYTLCVFSTFLTRSGVVQSVHSFANAGWFGQLFLGYVLVLAVGYAALLVSRVPELRSQTRLDSIVSREASFLLNNYAFLALLVIVFYGTLFPVFSEAITGVQVQIGPPFFQRYAGPVAIFLLFLTGVGPLVAWRRATWVNLRKSFVWPAGLSLLAVALLLAFGMRRFYPIAFLTLCVFVAATIFEEYARAIRARMGRGENPLVAIHGLLRRNQRRYGGYVVHLAVILMFIGFAGATFNLEETKLLAPGESWSLGRYTLEYRQVRPVDHPHYAGAVARLALHADGKPIGMLLPEKRMYFQQEQPTTIPAVASRFSEDFYVILAGLEPDQSAALKVFINPLVNWIWIGGFVFVVGNTLLLWPMGKSAKPARERES